Proteins from a genomic interval of Ensifer canadensis:
- a CDS encoding phosphotransferase family protein, whose amino-acid sequence MRPSIDEIVSVLGRLEILSAEVIDTGQNNHVLDTGQLIIRVPRHDGACRDLLRETKVLAALAGRLPLPVPAASVVTLASGIVATHTKLPGTPLLDLAGMSDTRRQQLASPLAGFLRALHALPLDSLGVRNEAHDPLTEWRDLFSDVVEKVLPLVPADIAIAIRGNFERFLSADSEQLATAIIHGDFGTGNILVDDGQVSGVIDFAGCSIGDPAHDLASLSAGLGDDFLALMHPYYPGIDAMQDQIRFYRSTFPLLDVLFGLEHGDDGALNAGLEALRRG is encoded by the coding sequence ATGCGTCCGAGCATAGATGAAATAGTATCGGTCCTCGGGCGGCTGGAAATCCTGTCGGCGGAAGTCATCGACACCGGGCAGAACAATCATGTGCTCGACACCGGGCAATTGATCATTCGGGTTCCACGGCATGACGGCGCGTGTCGTGATCTCCTGCGGGAAACGAAGGTCCTTGCGGCTCTTGCCGGGCGGCTGCCGCTGCCCGTGCCGGCCGCAAGCGTTGTGACCCTTGCCTCGGGCATTGTCGCGACGCACACGAAATTGCCCGGCACGCCTTTGCTGGATCTCGCCGGCATGAGTGACACCCGGCGACAACAGCTGGCGTCGCCACTCGCCGGCTTCCTCCGGGCGCTGCATGCACTGCCGCTCGATTCTCTCGGCGTGCGGAACGAAGCGCATGATCCCCTGACGGAATGGCGCGACCTCTTTTCTGATGTTGTCGAAAAGGTTCTGCCGCTCGTGCCGGCCGACATTGCCATCGCAATTCGAGGCAATTTCGAACGGTTTCTTTCGGCTGACAGCGAACAACTCGCCACGGCGATCATTCATGGTGACTTTGGCACGGGAAACATTCTCGTCGACGACGGCCAGGTCTCCGGCGTTATCGACTTTGCGGGATGCTCGATCGGCGACCCTGCTCATGACCTCGCCAGCCTTTCCGCCGGCCTGGGCGACGATTTCCTCGCGCTCATGCACCCATACTATCCCGGGATAGATGCGATGCAGGACCAGATCCGCTTCTATCGCAGCACCTTCCCGCTGCTGGACGTCCTCTTCGGCCTCGAGCATGGTGACGATGGGGCGCTGAACGCGGGGCTCGAGGCACTAAGACGCGGCTAG